From the Actinopolymorpha singaporensis genome, the window ACCTTGCCCAGCAACGGCCGCAGGCTCTGTGCGTCCCGGCCCCACAGGATCGCGACCAACGGGGTCTCCCGGGCCACCAGCGCCCGGATGGCCTGGTCGGTGACGGCCTCCCATCCCTTGCCGCGGTGGGCGGCGGGGCGGCCGGGCTCGACGGTGAGCGAACGGTTGAGCAGCAGGATCCCGCGCCGCGACCAGGGCGACAGGTCGCCGTTGGACGGCTGCGGAAGGCCGAGGTCGGCGGCGTACTCGCGGTAGATGTTGCTCAGGCTGCGCGGGATCGGCCGCACATGGGGCGCCACCGAGAAGCTCAGTCCCACGGCGTGTCCCGGCGTGGGATAGGGATCCTGGCCGACGATGAGGACCCGCACGTCGGCGAACGGCTGCTGGAACGCCCGCAGGACGTCGGGGCCGGACGGGAGGTAACGTCGCCCGGCGGCGAGCTCGGCACGCAGGAAGTCGCCCATCGCCGCGATCTGGCCGGCGACCGGGGCCAGGGCATCCTCCCAGCCGGCGGCCACCAACTCGGCCAGCGAGCCGCGGCCCTGGGTGGCTCGCGGCGCAGTCTTGGGCGTGATGCCGGTGCCCTCGGTGATGCCCGTGTCCTCGGTGGCGATGTCCTGGGTGGTACCGCTGCCTTCGGCGACGCCACTCAGCTCCGCCTGGGCCACTTCGCTCATGCCTACCTCCTCGGCTGTCGCTGGACCCGGCCCGCCCCCGCTGCGCTGACCGAGCCTATGGGACCGCACCGACACCACCGGATCCACCCGCCGCGCCGGTCGAGCGAGGCCCCGCATCCCCCCGGCGGCGTTGTCGTGGTCGCGCGTGGAACACCGATACGCGGGTCCTCCGCCTTGCCGGACGGGCGCGGCTCCTTCGCTCACTACTCGACCCTGATCGGGGAGAGCGGCTGGGGGTCATATGTTGACGCCATGACGAGGATCGCCGACTCCGTACCACCACGCGGTGCGTTGGACCCGCCTACCTACGCCGCTTTCATCCGGGCCGAGGGTGCCCGGCTGCTGGCGGCGTACGAGACCGGACCGGCGTCCGCCCGCGTACCCGCCTGCCCGGAGTGGACCCTCACCGACCTGGTTGCGCACACCGGACGGGTGCACCGGTGGGCGGCGGAGATCGTGCGGACCAGCGAGTTTCCCGGTGGCGGGTCGGACACCGTACCCGGCCCGGACGGCTCCGAGCTGGGACCGTGGTACGCCGAGTCCGTCGAGCTGCTGCTCGACCGGCTGGCCGCGACCGACCCCGCCCAGCCGACCTGGGTGTTCGGCGACGGCGGCACCGCGGAGTTCTGGTCCCGACGCCAGGCCCACGAGGTGTGCGTCC encodes:
- a CDS encoding uracil-DNA glycosylase, which gives rise to MSEVAQAELSGVAEGSGTTQDIATEDTGITEGTGITPKTAPRATQGRGSLAELVAAGWEDALAPVAGQIAAMGDFLRAELAAGRRYLPSGPDVLRAFQQPFADVRVLIVGQDPYPTPGHAVGLSFSVAPHVRPIPRSLSNIYREYAADLGLPQPSNGDLSPWSRRGILLLNRSLTVEPGRPAAHRGKGWEAVTDQAIRALVARETPLVAILWGRDAQSLRPLLGKVPRIESAHPSPMSADRGFFGSRPFSRANALLAEQGGEPVDWALD
- a CDS encoding maleylpyruvate isomerase family mycothiol-dependent enzyme, with the protein product MTRIADSVPPRGALDPPTYAAFIRAEGARLLAAYETGPASARVPACPEWTLTDLVAHTGRVHRWAAEIVRTSEFPGGGSDTVPGPDGSELGPWYAESVELLLDRLAATDPAQPTWVFGDGGTAEFWSRRQAHEVCVHRVDAELAIGLRPVVDPDLAADGVGEVVEVMMPRSQRFGPHRLVAPVLLRCTDHAGRWLVSPPAEPGGVPVGTGPALTDAEAASAAATVAGTAGDLLLALWRRLPADELGRRLTVEGDHAAARAALDARVVP